Proteins from one Lachnospiraceae bacterium KGMB03038 genomic window:
- a CDS encoding NUDIX hydrolase has translation MSEEVRRIGRDLIYRGAIIEVYQDHMEFANGNRADWDYIHHDGAAAVVPVLEDGRILMVRQYRSALGREALEIPAGKLDGPKEAGEVCAGRELEEETGYRCEHLEWLLTLRPTIAYCDEKIEIFVARNLIPSRQNLDEDEYVAVEACSLEELKEQIFSGRIEDAKTIGAILAYEAKYLKKR, from the coding sequence ATGAGTGAAGAAGTTCGGCGTATCGGGCGAGATCTGATCTATCGGGGCGCGATCATTGAAGTTTATCAGGATCACATGGAGTTTGCCAATGGAAACCGGGCGGACTGGGATTATATCCATCATGATGGAGCCGCGGCAGTGGTTCCGGTGTTGGAAGACGGCCGGATCTTGATGGTGCGGCAGTACCGAAGCGCTCTTGGACGGGAAGCGCTGGAGATCCCGGCTGGGAAACTAGACGGGCCAAAAGAAGCGGGAGAAGTCTGCGCGGGAAGAGAATTAGAAGAAGAGACAGGTTACCGCTGTGAGCATTTGGAGTGGCTTTTGACTTTAAGGCCTACCATCGCCTATTGTGATGAAAAGATCGAGATTTTTGTAGCAAGAAATCTGATCCCTTCCAGACAGAATCTGGATGAGGATGAATACGTAGCAGTGGAGGCGTGTTCTCTGGAAGAATTAAAGGAACAGATATTCTCCGGCCGGATTGAGGACGCAAAAACCATCGGGGCGATCTTAGCCTATGAGGCGAAGTATTTGAAGAAGCGATAA
- a CDS encoding flavin reductase — protein MNTNVFRNLSYGVYVISSLDGKRNTGCIANSIMQITSSPATIALSMNHDNFTNSCIAKSGRFAISILSENSDPSLIGTFGFQSGRDVNKFDGVDHRMESGLPIVNDSCGYIVCRVIDQMETSTHTVFLGEVVDGDVNSADPAMTYAYYHKVVKGKSPKNAPTYLPEEDEPSGRAVWKCSVCGYVYDGETPFEELPDTYTCPICRQPKEKFQKVN, from the coding sequence ATGAATACCAATGTTTTTCGCAATCTTTCTTATGGTGTTTACGTGATCTCTTCCCTGGACGGGAAACGCAATACCGGCTGCATCGCCAACAGCATCATGCAGATCACGTCTTCTCCCGCCACCATAGCCCTCAGTATGAATCACGACAACTTTACCAATTCTTGTATCGCAAAGTCTGGCAGATTCGCTATCTCCATCCTGTCCGAGAATTCAGATCCTTCTCTCATCGGAACTTTCGGCTTCCAGTCCGGAAGAGACGTGAATAAATTCGATGGAGTCGATCACCGGATGGAAAGCGGCCTTCCCATTGTCAATGATTCCTGCGGCTATATTGTCTGCCGGGTCATCGATCAGATGGAGACTTCCACCCATACCGTCTTCTTGGGCGAGGTCGTGGACGGGGACGTAAACAGCGCCGATCCAGCTATGACCTACGCTTACTATCACAAAGTCGTCAAGGGCAAGAGCCCCAAGAACGCTCCCACTTATCTTCCAGAAGAAGATGAGCCGTCAGGAAGGGCCGTTTGGAAATGCAGCGTATGCGGCTACGTATATGATGGAGAAACTCCCTTTGAAGAGCTTCCCGACACTTATACCTGCCCGATCTGCCGGCAGCCAAAAGAAAAATTCCAGAAAGTCAATTGA
- the argS gene encoding arginine--tRNA ligase, with protein MEKMVDLIGQELAKAFDQSGYDASYAKVTRSDRPDLCEYQCNGAMAGAKAYHKAPFMIAEDVIANLEKREWMEQVEVVKPGFINIHVNTAKAAEYLNAMKNDPLLGLEKTDKPETILIDYGGPNVAKPLHVGHLRSAIIGESVKRIARKMGHKVLGDIHLGDWGYQMGLIITELEERQPDLPYFQKDYEGEYPAEAPFTIGELEEIYPAASARAKEDETYREKALHATYLLQNGDRGCRAVWKHIMNVSVADLKKNYANLNVEFDLWKGESDAQADIPEMIEEMKRDGYAHLDEGALVIDVQEESDTKEIPPCMIQKSDGASLYGTTDLATLVQRERDYHPDQIIYVVDKRQELHFVQVFRAARKTGIVPEETRLRFLGFGTMNGKDGKPFKTREGGVMRLEMLISEIQEEMYKKIAENRTVDEEEASETAKIVGLSAIKYGDLSNQASKDYVFDVDRFTSFEGNTGPYILYTIVRIKSILSKYEAEGKNPEETVITETKEGLTKTLMLSCARYNEVIEGAFAELAPHKICAYIYDLANDFNRFYHETRILAEEDPKKKESYIALLVLTKRVLEACIDMLGFEAPERM; from the coding sequence ATGGAAAAAATGGTGGATCTGATCGGACAGGAGCTGGCAAAGGCTTTTGATCAATCTGGATATGATGCGTCTTACGCGAAGGTGACCCGCTCAGACCGGCCCGATCTTTGTGAGTATCAGTGCAATGGGGCCATGGCTGGCGCGAAAGCCTATCATAAGGCGCCGTTTATGATCGCGGAAGACGTGATCGCTAATCTTGAAAAGAGAGAATGGATGGAGCAGGTGGAAGTGGTAAAGCCGGGCTTCATCAATATCCACGTAAATACGGCTAAGGCGGCAGAATATCTAAACGCTATGAAGAATGACCCGCTGCTGGGCCTGGAGAAGACGGACAAGCCGGAGACGATCCTGATCGATTACGGCGGCCCTAATGTGGCAAAACCGCTTCATGTAGGACATCTTCGCTCAGCCATTATCGGGGAGAGCGTGAAGCGGATCGCCAGGAAGATGGGACATAAAGTGCTGGGAGATATCCATCTTGGAGACTGGGGCTACCAGATGGGGCTGATCATTACGGAACTGGAGGAACGCCAGCCGGATCTTCCTTATTTCCAGAAGGATTATGAGGGGGAATATCCCGCAGAAGCTCCGTTCACCATCGGAGAGCTGGAGGAGATCTATCCAGCCGCTAGCGCGAGAGCCAAGGAAGACGAGACTTACCGGGAGAAAGCGCTCCATGCCACCTATCTTCTGCAGAATGGAGACAGAGGTTGCAGGGCGGTGTGGAAGCATATCATGAATGTATCTGTGGCGGATCTGAAAAAGAATTACGCCAATCTGAATGTAGAGTTTGATCTGTGGAAAGGGGAGTCGGACGCCCAGGCGGACATCCCGGAGATGATCGAGGAGATGAAAAGGGATGGTTATGCCCATCTGGATGAAGGCGCCCTGGTGATCGATGTCCAGGAGGAATCGGACACAAAGGAAATCCCTCCCTGTATGATCCAGAAGTCGGACGGGGCTTCTCTTTACGGGACCACCGATCTTGCCACGTTAGTACAGCGGGAGAGAGACTATCACCCGGACCAGATTATTTATGTGGTGGATAAGCGGCAGGAACTGCATTTCGTCCAGGTGTTCCGGGCGGCCAGGAAAACAGGGATCGTGCCGGAAGAGACCCGTCTGCGTTTCCTGGGATTCGGAACCATGAACGGGAAGGATGGAAAGCCTTTCAAGACCAGAGAAGGCGGGGTTATGCGGCTGGAAATGCTGATCTCGGAGATCCAGGAGGAAATGTATAAGAAGATCGCCGAAAACCGGACGGTAGACGAAGAGGAGGCCAGCGAGACGGCGAAGATCGTAGGGCTTTCCGCCATCAAATACGGCGACCTTTCCAACCAGGCATCCAAGGATTATGTGTTTGACGTAGACAGGTTTACCTCTTTTGAGGGCAATACGGGGCCTTATATCCTTTACACGATCGTGCGGATCAAGTCTATCTTGAGCAAATATGAGGCGGAAGGAAAGAACCCGGAAGAGACGGTGATCACAGAGACGAAAGAGGGGCTGACCAAGACGCTCATGCTGTCCTGCGCCCGGTATAATGAAGTGATCGAGGGAGCGTTCGCTGAGCTGGCGCCCCATAAGATCTGCGCCTATATCTATGACCTGGCAAATGATTTCAACCGGTTCTATCATGAGACCCGGATTCTGGCGGAGGAAGATCCGAAGAAGAAAGAAAGCTATATCGCCCTTCTGGTGCTGACCAAACGGGTACTGGAAGCTTGTATCGATATGCTGGGCTTTGAGGCCCCGGAGAGGATGTAA
- a CDS encoding TIGR01906 family membrane protein encodes MSKAQKFLGTLAMFLLILALLITSFQIGIYGDPQYGFYETEYEKYQVTDALGMGMRDVMEVTDHMMAYLIGAEEELSIVTHVDGEEQDFFNEQDRIHMADVKDLFLGGLKVRTICLILAALLILVLAVRKADLKRFLPGCYFRAFGIFLAAAAFLAAAFAIDFTRCFTIFHEIFFTNDLWIFDPATDYMIRMLSEGFFADMVARIGGIFLGILAALFVVFFIWRRIAWKKENPEKS; translated from the coding sequence ATGAGTAAAGCCCAGAAGTTCCTTGGGACGCTGGCCATGTTTCTTTTGATCCTGGCTCTTTTGATCACCAGTTTTCAGATTGGCATCTATGGAGATCCGCAGTATGGATTCTACGAGACGGAATATGAGAAATATCAGGTGACGGATGCGCTTGGAATGGGGATGAGGGACGTGATGGAGGTGACAGACCACATGATGGCCTATCTCATTGGAGCGGAGGAAGAATTGTCCATCGTCACTCATGTAGATGGAGAGGAACAGGATTTCTTCAACGAACAGGACCGCATCCATATGGCGGATGTGAAGGATCTGTTCTTGGGCGGCCTAAAAGTTCGGACCATCTGTCTGATACTGGCGGCTCTCCTGATCCTGGTCCTGGCAGTCAGAAAGGCGGATTTAAAACGTTTCCTGCCAGGCTGCTATTTCCGGGCGTTTGGGATTTTCCTGGCGGCAGCGGCGTTTCTTGCCGCCGCGTTTGCCATTGATTTTACCCGATGTTTCACCATTTTCCATGAGATTTTTTTTACCAATGACCTATGGATCTTTGATCCGGCCACAGATTATATGATCCGGATGCTGTCGGAGGGTTTTTTTGCGGATATGGTGGCCCGGATCGGAGGAATCTTCCTTGGGATCCTGGCGGCGCTGTTTGTGGTATTTTTTATCTGGCGTCGGATCGCGTGGAAAAAGGAGAATCCGGAAAAATCATGA
- a CDS encoding phosphoribosylformylglycinamidine synthase, translated as MSKVRRVYVEKKPGFAVQAEELRHEIQSYLGIKQVTGVRVLIRYDVEDLRSETFEKACQGIFAEPPVDNLYLEEFPKEAQDRVFSVEYLPGQFDQRADSAVQCVQFIREDEMPVIRTATTYVIQGEITDEEFAAIRNHCINPVDSREAGEEKPETLVVNFDEPKDVIVFQGFQDMGEQELKGLYDSLGLAMTFKDFLHIQNYFKGEEKRDPSMTEIRVLDTYWSDHCRHTTFSTELTDVSFGDGDYREPMEETYRQYLKDHSEIFRGREDKFVCLMDLALMAMRKLKKEGKLEDQEESEEINACSIVVPVEVDGVEEEWLVNFKNETHNHPTEIEPFGGAATCLGGAIRDPLSGRTYVYQAMRVTGAADPTVSMGDTMKGKLPQKKLVREAAHGYSSYGNQIGLVTGAVKEIYHPDYVAKRMEIGAVLGAAPRRAVIRETSDPGDIIILLGGRTGRDGCGGATGSSKVHTEESIETCGAEVQKGNPPTERKIQRLFRREEVSRLIKKCNDFGAGGVSVAIGELADGLRVDLDKVPKKYAGLDGTEIAISESQERMAVVVDPKDVDAFLAYAKEENLEATKVAVVTEEPRLVLVWRGREIVNIARAFLDTNGAHQETRVAVDIPNRADSILGRPEVEDVRTKWLETLKDLNVCSQKGLVEMFDGSIGAGSVLMPHGGKYQMTETQTMVAKLPVLNGDCDTVTMMSYGFDPYLSSWSPYHGAIYAVTESVAKIVASGGDFRKIRFTFQEYFRRMTEDPHRWSQPFAALLGAYSAQLGFGLPSIGGKDSMSGTFEEIDVPPTLVSFAVDVAKEKDVITPELKKAGSKLIRIGIEKDEYDIPVYEKVMEQYGKLTEDMRAGRILSAYVTDRHGVIAAVSKMAFGNGMGVKIEHSMDPRDLFAPAFGEIVAEVPEGKVGELAVSYTVIGEVTDDGRFSYGNVEIPLCEAEEAWTGTLEKVFPTRSGAEEEPEAVFLTKIAGKETEGRLREDGCFEASKVYVCGHKIGQPTVFIPVFPGTNCEFDSAKAFERAGAKTVVKVFRNLDAADIVDSVQVFEKAINEAQIIMFPGGFSAGDEPDGSAKFFATAFQNAKLKEAVERLLNERDGLALGICNGFQALIKLGLVPSGKITGQMENSPTLTYNTIGRHISKMVYTKVVTNKSPWLSQAELGGVYVNPASHGEGRFVAPKEAIAQLFANGQVATRYCDPEGNICVGDEEWNVNGSYLAIEGITSPDGRVFGKMAHAERRGRSVAVNIYGEQDMKIFESGVAYFK; from the coding sequence ATGAGTAAGGTAAGACGAGTGTACGTGGAGAAAAAGCCGGGATTCGCTGTGCAGGCGGAAGAACTGCGGCATGAGATCCAAAGTTATCTTGGAATTAAGCAGGTGACTGGCGTGCGGGTACTGATCCGCTATGATGTAGAAGATCTTAGGTCAGAAACCTTTGAGAAGGCCTGCCAGGGGATTTTCGCGGAACCTCCGGTGGACAATCTTTATCTGGAGGAATTTCCAAAAGAGGCACAGGACCGTGTTTTCTCTGTAGAATACCTGCCGGGACAGTTTGATCAAAGAGCAGATTCCGCGGTCCAGTGCGTACAGTTTATCCGCGAGGATGAAATGCCGGTGATCCGTACCGCCACTACCTATGTGATCCAGGGAGAGATCACAGACGAGGAATTTGCGGCCATTCGAAACCACTGCATCAATCCGGTGGATTCCAGGGAAGCTGGAGAAGAGAAGCCGGAAACTCTTGTAGTGAATTTTGATGAGCCAAAAGACGTGATCGTCTTCCAGGGCTTCCAAGATATGGGAGAGCAGGAACTGAAGGGATTGTATGATTCCCTGGGACTTGCTATGACGTTTAAAGATTTCCTCCATATTCAGAATTATTTTAAAGGAGAAGAAAAAAGAGATCCTTCCATGACAGAGATCCGGGTGCTGGACACCTATTGGTCGGATCACTGCCGGCATACCACCTTCTCCACCGAGCTTACAGACGTTTCCTTCGGAGACGGAGACTACCGGGAGCCTATGGAGGAGACCTACCGCCAGTATCTGAAAGATCACAGCGAGATCTTCCGCGGCAGAGAGGATAAGTTCGTCTGCCTGATGGATCTTGCGCTGATGGCGATGCGTAAGCTGAAAAAGGAAGGAAAGTTAGAGGACCAGGAAGAGTCGGAAGAGATCAACGCCTGCAGCATTGTGGTCCCTGTAGAAGTAGACGGGGTGGAGGAAGAATGGCTGGTGAATTTCAAGAATGAGACCCACAACCATCCGACCGAGATCGAACCTTTCGGAGGAGCGGCCACCTGCCTGGGAGGCGCGATCCGGGATCCCCTGTCAGGAAGGACCTATGTGTACCAGGCTATGCGTGTGACGGGCGCCGCGGACCCGACAGTTTCTATGGGAGATACCATGAAGGGGAAACTGCCTCAGAAAAAGCTGGTGAGGGAAGCGGCTCACGGATACAGTTCCTACGGCAACCAGATCGGACTTGTTACAGGGGCGGTCAAAGAAATCTATCACCCTGATTATGTGGCGAAACGGATGGAGATTGGGGCAGTACTGGGCGCGGCTCCCAGACGGGCCGTGATCCGAGAGACTTCAGATCCGGGAGATATTATCATTCTTCTGGGCGGAAGGACCGGACGGGACGGCTGCGGCGGAGCCACGGGATCTTCCAAAGTTCATACAGAAGAATCGATCGAGACCTGCGGAGCGGAAGTGCAGAAGGGAAATCCGCCTACCGAGCGTAAGATCCAGCGTCTGTTCCGCAGAGAGGAAGTCAGCCGCCTGATCAAGAAATGCAACGACTTCGGGGCCGGCGGCGTATCCGTCGCGATCGGCGAACTGGCTGATGGGCTCCGGGTGGATCTGGATAAAGTGCCGAAGAAATACGCGGGCTTAGACGGAACAGAGATCGCTATTTCAGAGTCTCAGGAACGGATGGCCGTGGTCGTGGATCCCAAAGATGTGGATGCGTTTCTTGCATATGCCAAGGAAGAAAACCTGGAAGCCACAAAGGTTGCGGTGGTAACAGAAGAGCCGAGGCTGGTGCTGGTTTGGAGAGGCCGGGAGATCGTAAATATCGCAAGAGCATTCCTGGATACCAACGGGGCGCATCAAGAGACCCGTGTGGCGGTAGATATTCCAAACCGGGCGGACAGTATCCTGGGAAGACCGGAAGTAGAGGATGTACGGACAAAATGGCTGGAAACTTTAAAGGATTTGAATGTCTGCTCCCAGAAAGGCCTGGTAGAAATGTTCGACGGTTCTATCGGAGCTGGTTCTGTCCTGATGCCCCATGGCGGGAAGTACCAGATGACGGAGACCCAGACCATGGTAGCCAAACTGCCGGTGCTGAATGGAGACTGCGATACTGTAACGATGATGAGTTATGGATTTGACCCTTATCTGTCATCCTGGAGCCCATATCATGGCGCCATTTACGCAGTGACAGAATCAGTGGCGAAGATCGTGGCTTCTGGCGGCGACTTCCGGAAGATCCGATTCACCTTCCAGGAATACTTCCGGAGGATGACAGAAGATCCTCATAGATGGAGCCAGCCTTTCGCGGCTCTTTTAGGAGCTTACAGCGCCCAGCTTGGCTTTGGCCTTCCTTCTATCGGCGGAAAAGACAGTATGTCAGGGACTTTTGAAGAGATCGACGTACCGCCGACATTGGTTTCTTTCGCGGTAGACGTGGCAAAAGAAAAGGACGTGATCACACCGGAATTGAAGAAAGCGGGAAGCAAGCTGATCCGGATCGGCATTGAGAAAGACGAGTACGATATTCCTGTCTATGAGAAGGTGATGGAACAATACGGGAAACTGACGGAAGATATGCGGGCCGGAAGGATTTTGTCCGCCTATGTAACAGACCGTCATGGAGTGATCGCGGCAGTCAGCAAGATGGCTTTTGGAAATGGAATGGGTGTGAAGATCGAACATTCTATGGATCCAAGAGATCTGTTTGCGCCGGCTTTTGGTGAAATCGTGGCGGAAGTGCCGGAGGGCAAAGTCGGAGAACTTGCGGTGAGCTATACGGTGATCGGTGAAGTGACCGATGACGGACGTTTCTCCTATGGAAATGTGGAGATTCCGCTCTGCGAGGCCGAGGAGGCTTGGACAGGAACCTTAGAGAAGGTATTTCCTACCCGCTCCGGAGCAGAGGAAGAGCCGGAAGCAGTCTTCCTGACAAAGATCGCCGGGAAGGAAACAGAAGGCAGACTGCGGGAAGACGGCTGCTTCGAGGCTTCAAAAGTCTATGTGTGCGGCCATAAGATCGGGCAGCCTACCGTGTTTATTCCAGTATTTCCTGGAACCAACTGTGAATTTGACAGCGCCAAAGCCTTTGAACGGGCAGGGGCAAAGACGGTGGTGAAAGTGTTCCGCAATCTGGATGCGGCAGACATTGTAGATTCTGTGCAGGTGTTTGAGAAAGCTATTAACGAGGCCCAGATCATCATGTTCCCAGGCGGATTCAGCGCGGGAGACGAACCGGACGGTTCCGCAAAATTCTTTGCCACCGCTTTCCAGAACGCAAAGCTAAAAGAAGCGGTGGAGCGGCTGCTGAATGAAAGAGACGGACTTGCTCTTGGAATCTGCAACGGATTCCAGGCTTTGATCAAACTGGGACTGGTGCCGTCCGGCAAGATCACAGGCCAGATGGAAAATTCCCCCACTTTGACCTACAATACCATTGGACGTCACATTTCAAAGATGGTCTATACAAAAGTAGTGACAAATAAATCCCCATGGCTTTCCCAGGCTGAGCTTGGCGGTGTTTATGTAAATCCGGCTTCCCACGGAGAAGGCCGCTTTGTAGCGCCGAAGGAGGCGATCGCTCAATTATTTGCCAATGGACAGGTGGCTACCAGATACTGTGACCCGGAAGGAAATATCTGTGTCGGTGACGAAGAATGGAATGTGAACGGTTCCTATCTGGCTATTGAGGGTATTACCAGCCCGGACGGCCGTGTGTTTGGGAAAATGGCCCACGCGGAACGGCGGGGAAGGTCTGTGGCTGTGAATATTTATGGGGAGCAGGACATGAAGATCTTTGAGTCTGGTGTGGCTTACTTTAAATAG
- a CDS encoding NADP-specific glutamate dehydrogenase: MSYVDEVLEKVVAKNPAEPEFHQAVKEVLESLRVVIEANEDKYRKEALLERLVEPERQIKFRVPWVDDAGQVQVNTGYRVQFNSAIGPYKGGLRLHPSVNLGIIKFLGFEQVFKNSLTGLPIGGGKGGSDFDPKGKSDREVMAFCQSFMTELCKYIGADTDVPAGDIGTGAREIGYLFGQYKRIKGLYEGVLTGKGLTYGGSLARTEATGYGLLYLTEEMLKINGKDIKGKTVAISGSGNVAIYATEKAQELGAKVVTASDSTGWVYDPEGIDVAALKEIKEVNRARLTEYKKYRPNSEYHEGRGVWSVKVDIALPCATQNELHLEDAKMLVENGCFAVAEGANMPTTLEATEYLQEKGVLFAPGKAANAGGVATSALEMSQNSERLSWTFEEVDARLKRIMVNICHNMADAAERYGMAGNYVAGANIAGFEKVVNAMEAQGIV; this comes from the coding sequence ATGTCATATGTTGATGAAGTCCTGGAAAAGGTAGTGGCGAAAAATCCAGCGGAACCGGAGTTCCACCAGGCAGTCAAAGAAGTATTGGAATCTCTCCGGGTAGTGATCGAGGCAAACGAGGATAAGTACAGGAAAGAAGCGCTCCTGGAGCGTCTTGTGGAGCCGGAGCGGCAGATCAAGTTCCGGGTGCCGTGGGTGGACGATGCGGGACAGGTACAGGTAAATACCGGTTACCGTGTACAGTTTAACAGCGCGATCGGTCCATACAAGGGAGGCCTTCGTCTTCATCCGTCTGTAAATCTTGGAATCATCAAATTCCTTGGATTTGAGCAGGTATTTAAAAACTCTTTGACAGGCCTGCCGATCGGCGGCGGAAAAGGCGGTTCCGACTTTGATCCAAAGGGCAAATCAGACAGAGAAGTAATGGCATTCTGCCAGAGCTTTATGACAGAACTTTGTAAATATATCGGCGCGGATACCGATGTGCCGGCAGGTGATATTGGTACAGGGGCAAGAGAGATTGGATATCTCTTTGGCCAGTATAAGAGAATCAAGGGGCTGTATGAGGGCGTACTGACCGGAAAAGGCCTGACTTACGGCGGATCTCTGGCAAGAACGGAAGCTACCGGATATGGCCTTTTGTATCTGACAGAAGAAATGCTGAAGATCAATGGCAAGGATATCAAAGGCAAGACGGTTGCGATTTCCGGTTCCGGAAATGTTGCTATCTACGCGACAGAAAAAGCGCAGGAGCTGGGAGCTAAGGTAGTGACAGCCAGCGATTCTACCGGATGGGTTTATGATCCGGAAGGAATCGATGTTGCGGCGCTGAAAGAGATCAAAGAGGTCAATCGCGCAAGACTGACCGAGTACAAGAAATACCGTCCAAACTCTGAGTACCATGAGGGAAGAGGCGTATGGTCTGTGAAAGTAGATATCGCCCTTCCATGCGCAACCCAGAATGAACTGCACCTGGAAGACGCGAAGATGCTGGTTGAGAACGGCTGCTTTGCGGTAGCAGAAGGAGCTAATATGCCGACCACATTGGAAGCTACCGAATATCTGCAGGAAAAAGGAGTCCTGTTTGCGCCTGGAAAAGCGGCTAACGCCGGCGGCGTGGCAACTTCCGCGCTGGAGATGTCTCAGAACAGCGAGCGTTTAAGCTGGACCTTTGAAGAAGTAGATGCGCGTTTAAAGAGGATCATGGTGAATATCTGTCACAATATGGCAGATGCGGCGGAGCGTTACGGAATGGCAGGAAACTACGTTGCGGGCGCGAATATCGCCGGATTTGAGAAAGTAGTAAACGCTATGGAAGCGCAGGGAATCGTATAA
- a CDS encoding 3-deoxy-7-phosphoheptulonate synthase has translation MSMRINHELPLPEVLKEKYPLSEKIRKIKEKRDEEIRDIFTGKSDKFILLIGPCSADNAESVCEYAGRLKEVADQVSDRLMIIPRVYTNKPRTTGEGYKGMLHQPDPEREPDLLAGIIAIRKLHIRVMEETGLSTADEMLYPENRSYLDDVLSYEAVGARSVEDQQHRLTASGMDIPVGMKNPTSGDLSVMLNSVTAAQRPHRFIYRGYDVETDGNALAHTILRGGVDKYGKNIPNYHYEDLARLAQMYEERQLQNPAVIVDVNHSNSGKQFREQIRIVSEVLHSRNYDPRLKKLVKGVMIESYLVEGRQEISENLVYGQSITDPCIGWEDTRKLICEIAEKC, from the coding sequence ATGTCGATGAGAATCAACCATGAACTTCCGTTGCCGGAAGTGTTGAAAGAAAAATATCCTCTCTCAGAGAAGATCAGAAAGATCAAAGAGAAAAGAGATGAGGAAATCCGGGATATTTTTACCGGGAAGTCGGATAAATTTATTCTGCTGATCGGGCCTTGCTCCGCGGATAACGCCGAGTCTGTCTGTGAATATGCCGGCCGGCTCAAAGAGGTGGCGGACCAGGTCTCGGACAGATTGATGATCATTCCCAGGGTCTACACCAATAAACCTAGGACTACCGGGGAAGGATACAAGGGAATGCTGCATCAGCCCGACCCGGAACGGGAACCGGATCTTCTGGCTGGAATCATCGCGATCCGCAAGCTGCATATCCGGGTCATGGAAGAGACAGGGCTCTCTACGGCGGATGAAATGTTGTATCCGGAGAACCGGAGTTATCTGGATGATGTATTGTCTTATGAAGCAGTGGGCGCCCGGTCGGTGGAGGACCAGCAGCATAGACTGACGGCAAGCGGCATGGATATCCCGGTGGGAATGAAGAATCCTACCAGCGGAGATCTTTCCGTGATGCTTAATTCTGTGACGGCGGCTCAGCGGCCCCATCGTTTTATTTACCGGGGATACGATGTGGAGACAGATGGAAACGCGCTGGCTCATACTATTTTACGGGGCGGCGTGGATAAGTACGGCAAAAATATTCCAAACTACCACTATGAGGATCTGGCCCGGCTGGCTCAGATGTATGAGGAAAGACAGCTGCAAAATCCGGCGGTGATCGTGGACGTAAACCACTCTAATTCCGGCAAACAGTTCCGGGAACAGATCCGCATTGTCAGTGAAGTGCTCCACAGCAGAAACTATGACCCAAGACTGAAGAAACTGGTAAAAGGTGTTATGATCGAAAGCTATTTGGTGGAAGGAAGACAGGAGATTTCTGAAAATCTGGTATATGGCCAGTCGATCACAGACCCCTGTATTGGATGGGAAGATACCAGGAAGCTGATCTGCGAGATCGCTGAGAAATGCTGA
- a CDS encoding 2-C-methyl-D-erythritol 2,4-cyclodiphosphate synthase, giving the protein MRVGMGYDVHRLTEDRDLILGGVKIPYEKGLLGHSDADVLIHAVMDALLGAAALGDIGKHFPDTDPQYKGASSMRLLEQVGKLIEEKLYVIENIDATIIAQRPKMAPYIQEMRQNIASALHLDPDQVNVKATTEEGLGFTGTGEGISSQAVACLEAVKNYSYPVGPDCGRCGGCQGSRGQEA; this is encoded by the coding sequence ATGCGGGTTGGAATGGGCTATGATGTACACAGACTGACGGAAGACAGAGATTTGATCCTGGGGGGAGTGAAGATTCCTTATGAGAAAGGACTCTTGGGACATTCGGACGCAGACGTGCTCATTCATGCGGTGATGGATGCCCTGCTGGGAGCAGCCGCTTTGGGAGACATTGGAAAACATTTTCCAGATACGGATCCCCAATATAAAGGCGCGTCCAGTATGAGGCTGCTGGAGCAAGTGGGGAAACTGATCGAAGAAAAATTGTATGTGATCGAGAATATTGATGCGACGATCATTGCGCAAAGACCCAAGATGGCGCCTTATATCCAGGAAATGAGGCAGAATATCGCATCCGCCCTCCATTTGGACCCAGACCAGGTCAACGTAAAGGCGACCACAGAAGAGGGCCTTGGATTTACCGGGACTGGGGAAGGAATATCTTCTCAGGCGGTAGCCTGTCTGGAAGCAGTTAAAAATTACAGCTATCCGGTGGGACCAGACTGCGGAAGGTGCGGCGGCTGTCAGGGGTCCCGCGGGCAGGAAGCGTAA